In one Novosphingobium humi genomic region, the following are encoded:
- a CDS encoding TolC family protein, with the protein MRRLLILLPLLAAAPAWANAAQANDLNATIADALAHAPALAEAQAGQAEAKARLDGARAQGNPMLSVEGQIGAGRIDNGGFFGFTARNVTPLALRAGAEMPLYAGGRVAAAIDQAKGGKAMADLALADARSRIMVGAVAAYAEVLTARRIEARFQQLSAELAEVERQAKLRFRAGEIPASDLAAATARRAEGEAGLAATQGRRITAEAQYARATGHEAGDLAPLPPLPATPPTLDEAMESAHRANPALAQAEKGIDIARAGVRGARAESLPTIGAFAEATRTRDQFFPDYRADAMAVGVRGRWTLWAGGRTAAKIHEADAVLDASEARARDARQQIDTAVISAWTGLKTAQRMVEAGTLRAAAAAEALRSVQLEAKVGAKPTLAVLDAEREATAADAGKIEAEGQRLLAAWQLNALAGALAP; encoded by the coding sequence ATGCGCCGCTTACTCATACTGCTGCCGCTGCTGGCGGCGGCTCCGGCATGGGCCAATGCGGCGCAGGCCAATGACCTTAACGCGACCATTGCCGATGCTTTGGCCCATGCCCCCGCTCTGGCCGAGGCGCAGGCGGGGCAGGCCGAGGCCAAGGCGCGGCTGGACGGCGCGCGCGCGCAGGGCAATCCAATGCTCAGTGTCGAAGGGCAGATCGGCGCCGGACGCATCGACAATGGCGGCTTCTTTGGCTTTACCGCGCGCAATGTGACGCCTCTGGCGCTGCGGGCGGGGGCGGAAATGCCGCTCTATGCCGGAGGCCGCGTGGCCGCCGCCATCGATCAGGCGAAGGGCGGCAAGGCGATGGCCGATCTGGCTCTGGCTGATGCGCGATCACGCATCATGGTGGGCGCGGTGGCCGCCTATGCCGAAGTGCTGACGGCCCGCCGGATCGAGGCGCGGTTTCAGCAATTGTCGGCCGAGCTGGCCGAGGTCGAGCGGCAGGCCAAATTGCGTTTTCGGGCGGGCGAGATCCCGGCCTCCGACCTTGCCGCCGCCACCGCGCGCCGGGCCGAGGGCGAGGCAGGCCTTGCCGCCACACAGGGCCGCCGCATCACTGCCGAGGCGCAATATGCACGCGCCACCGGGCATGAGGCTGGCGATCTGGCCCCTCTCCCGCCTCTGCCCGCCACGCCGCCCACGCTGGACGAGGCCATGGAGAGCGCTCATCGCGCCAATCCGGCGCTGGCGCAGGCGGAAAAGGGCATCGACATCGCGCGGGCGGGTGTACGCGGCGCGCGGGCGGAAAGCCTGCCCACCATCGGCGCCTTTGCCGAGGCGACGCGCACCCGCGACCAGTTCTTTCCCGATTACCGCGCCGATGCGATGGCCGTGGGGGTCCGGGGCCGTTGGACCCTTTGGGCGGGCGGGCGCACGGCGGCCAAGATCCATGAGGCCGATGCCGTGCTGGACGCCAGCGAGGCCCGCGCCCGCGACGCGCGCCAACAGATCGACACCGCCGTCATTTCGGCATGGACCGGGCTGAAAACCGCCCAGCGCATGGTCGAAGCGGGCACGTTGCGCGCCGCCGCCGCCGCCGAGGCGCTGCGCAGCGTGCAACTGGAGGCCAAGGTTGGAGCCAAACCCACGCTGGCCGTACTGGACGCCGAGCGTGAGGCCACAGCGGCCGATGCAGGCAAGATCGAGGCCGAGGGGCAACGCCTGCTCGCGGCATGGCAGCTTAATGCACTGGCGGGCGCGCTGGCGCCGTAA
- a CDS encoding carboxymuconolactone decarboxylase family protein: protein MNKDWPQMAKDLSGAIKEVRIGAPDVMKNFSAMASAATANGALDSKTKELIALGIAVAIRCDGCVAFHAQAALKHGATREEVMDAMGLAVYMGAGPSLMYAAQAVEAYDQFAVAAK from the coding sequence ATGAACAAGGACTGGCCGCAGATGGCCAAGGATCTGTCGGGGGCGATCAAGGAAGTGCGCATCGGCGCGCCCGATGTGATGAAGAATTTCTCCGCCATGGCCAGCGCCGCCACTGCCAATGGCGCGTTGGACAGCAAGACCAAGGAACTGATCGCGCTGGGCATTGCCGTGGCGATCCGCTGCGATGGCTGCGTGGCCTTTCATGCGCAGGCCGCGCTCAAACATGGCGCCACCCGCGAAGAGGTGATGGATGCCATGGGCCTTGCCGTCTATATGGGCGCCGGGCCAAGCCTGATGTATGCGGCGCAGGCCGTGGAGGCCTATGACCAGTTCGCGGTGGCCGCGAAATAG
- a CDS encoding chloride channel protein, with amino-acid sequence MTVAPLPPSHFAPDLPNLRDHTADHRMVVLALAALVVGAGGAAGAWVLLRLIALATNLFWYGRISLDPATMAAGTAPMSIVMMPVLGSVIVGLMARYGSEKIRGHGIPEAIETILYGESRLSLKVAILKPLSSAISIGSGGPFGAEGPIIMTGGAIGSLFAQRFHLTAAERKTLLVSGAAAGMTAIFGTPLAAVLLAVEVLLFEWKPRSFVPVVLACLVAHVLRGVWLGAGPMFPANLAMPVGFWALAAALGLGLLQGGMAGVLSSVLYRVEDGFHRLPVHWMWWPAIGGLVVGLGALIDPRVLGAGYANIQALLDGAMGARAIGLLLIVKAAVWLVALGSGTSGGVLAPLLMLGGALGALAGLWLPGGEGVWAMIGMAGIMSGAMRAPLTGALFAAELTGHFEALPLTMACAIGAYGVSVLVMRRSILTEKIARRGRHIRQEYSVDPLELFQVERIMTPAPQTMADTTLVSEALAFFADGAWHRSYPVVNAAGGLVGMVSREDALNWQSGGMEPDLCLRDVLSDASSRYVWPQTPIGALADLILETGKGRIPVLSPADGRVVGMVTRHDLLKARQAARADEVVRA; translated from the coding sequence ATGACCGTTGCCCCTTTGCCGCCATCCCATTTCGCTCCTGATCTGCCCAATCTGCGCGATCATACCGCCGATCATCGCATGGTGGTGCTGGCGCTGGCCGCGCTGGTGGTGGGCGCAGGGGGCGCGGCGGGGGCATGGGTGCTGCTGCGGCTGATCGCTCTGGCCACCAATCTGTTCTGGTATGGGCGTATCTCGCTCGATCCGGCCACCATGGCCGCCGGGACTGCGCCAATGTCGATCGTGATGATGCCGGTGCTGGGCAGTGTCATCGTCGGGCTGATGGCGCGCTATGGTTCAGAAAAGATCCGAGGCCACGGCATTCCCGAGGCCATCGAAACCATCCTCTATGGCGAGAGTCGCCTCTCGCTCAAGGTCGCCATTCTCAAGCCCCTGTCCTCGGCCATTTCCATCGGCAGCGGCGGCCCTTTTGGCGCGGAAGGGCCGATCATCATGACCGGCGGCGCTATCGGCTCGCTCTTTGCTCAGCGCTTTCATCTGACCGCTGCCGAGCGCAAGACGCTGCTGGTGTCGGGCGCGGCGGCGGGGATGACGGCGATTTTCGGCACGCCGCTGGCCGCGGTCCTGTTGGCGGTCGAAGTGCTGCTGTTCGAATGGAAACCGCGCAGCTTTGTGCCGGTGGTGCTGGCCTGTCTGGTTGCCCACGTGCTGCGCGGGGTCTGGCTTGGCGCGGGGCCGATGTTCCCGGCCAATCTGGCGATGCCGGTCGGGTTCTGGGCGCTTGCGGCGGCGTTGGGGCTGGGGCTGTTGCAGGGCGGGATGGCGGGTGTGCTCTCCAGCGTGCTTTACCGTGTGGAGGATGGATTTCATCGCCTGCCGGTGCATTGGATGTGGTGGCCCGCCATCGGTGGCCTGGTGGTCGGGCTGGGAGCGCTGATCGACCCGCGCGTGCTGGGGGCGGGTTATGCCAATATTCAGGCGCTGCTGGATGGCGCGATGGGCGCGCGGGCGATTGGGTTGCTGTTGATCGTCAAGGCCGCTGTCTGGCTGGTGGCTCTTGGATCGGGCACATCGGGCGGGGTGCTGGCGCCCCTGCTGATGCTGGGCGGGGCCTTGGGCGCGCTGGCGGGCCTGTGGCTGCCGGGGGGCGAGGGCGTCTGGGCGATGATCGGCATGGCCGGGATCATGAGCGGGGCGATGCGTGCGCCCTTGACTGGTGCCTTGTTCGCGGCTGAACTGACCGGGCATTTCGAGGCGCTGCCCCTAACGATGGCCTGCGCCATCGGCGCCTATGGGGTCAGCGTGCTGGTAATGCGCCGCTCGATCCTGACCGAAAAGATCGCGCGGCGCGGCCGCCATATCCGTCAGGAATACAGCGTCGATCCGCTCGAACTGTTTCAGGTCGAACGGATCATGACCCCCGCACCCCAGACCATGGCCGACACCACGCTGGTCTCCGAGGCCCTGGCCTTCTTTGCCGACGGGGCCTGGCATCGCAGCTATCCGGTGGTCAATGCCGCAGGCGGCCTTGTCGGTATGGTCTCGCGCGAGGATGCGCTGAACTGGCAAAGCGGCGGAATGGAGCCAGACCTGTGCCTGCGCGATGTCCTTTCGGATGCCTCCTCGCGCTATGTCTGGCCGCAAACGCCGATTGGCGCGCTGGCCGACCTCATTCTGGAAACGGGCAAGGGGCGCATTCCCGTGCTGTCCCCCGCCGATGGCCGGGTGGTCGGCATGGTCACGCGCCACGATCTGTTAAAAGCGCGCCAAGCCGCCCGCGCCGATGAGGTCGTGCGCGCCTGA
- a CDS encoding MarR family winged helix-turn-helix transcriptional regulator — MAELEESDYALLAQFRHTLRQFLVFSEDKAAGFGLTPQQHQALLAIRAAPEGGATIGYVAERLILKPHSASGLVDRLETQGWLMRAPSPQDRRQALLILTDRAREALEGLSATHREEIRRLRPMLTDLLMRLG, encoded by the coding sequence ATGGCCGAACTGGAGGAATCCGATTACGCGCTGCTGGCGCAATTCCGGCATACGCTGCGCCAGTTTCTGGTGTTCAGCGAGGACAAGGCGGCCGGTTTCGGCCTGACGCCGCAACAGCATCAGGCCCTGCTGGCGATCCGCGCCGCGCCCGAGGGCGGGGCGACCATCGGCTATGTGGCCGAAAGGCTGATCCTCAAACCCCACAGCGCCAGCGGGCTGGTCGACCGGCTGGAAACGCAGGGCTGGCTGATGCGCGCGCCCTCGCCGCAGGATCGGCGTCAGGCCCTGCTGATCCTGACCGACAGGGCGCGCGAGGCGCTGGAGGGGTTGAGCGCGACCCATCGCGAGGAAATCCGCCGTCTGCGCCCGATGCTGACCGATCTGTTGATGCGTTTGGGATAA